The proteins below come from a single Ictalurus furcatus strain D&B chromosome 15, Billie_1.0, whole genome shotgun sequence genomic window:
- the plekhm2 gene encoding pleckstrin homology domain-containing family M member 2 isoform X3, translating into MLQDISSGYWVLVLHFTRREAVRQIDELQHIATNLGRSRAWLYLALSENSLESYLRLFQENQTLLHKYYFKNALVCSHDHLTLFLTLVSGLEFIRFDLELDVPYLDVAPYMPDYYKPQNLLDFEERLPSSDSLSLHSFNSTNLEWDDSAIAPSSEDYDFGDIFPMLQSMPNADWEEGDLTDPVSGPRSTASDPQTVISDSVVKTAATPARSMSLSRSPTFRYNPFIEDSDTNTSADVTPVHVASHRDVPAGDDTESTSTELEVIRMVRRRKPGKKRRGRGSTDSVSSGQSMPSPEQVETEESLQIKSLDALDGSARAATENCEDQEPEALLRLPEMTDTSMDSVGQPLRDVMDRLNGVLDGKNWEGHEEEAEDGVSGIYSATSPLQHQPFLEDAGGEPPDPDSQSRLVASAASAHFYCFTPYSADAAAESGSHHDSAGNGQSQTVYSGHEDEREGETTEQDASSKIITKERGDVEMEQPNGPAHNKSEENGTGAGSGQAENSHPAEFRVDNNHLLLLMIHVFRENDEQLLKMVRMSTGHMEGDLQPLFLLLTDCYIYLLRKGAADKPYNVEEAVSYSELDYISVGLDQQTVTLVCTNRRRQFLLDTADCSLTIWFLSILKSAMMNGCTALPYPAVLTDATMEKLALTKFVCQESHCEVSEVSIRLYSLVHWEDPMDMGLGTPTSPSGSGKSSSTKEGALLYRAGTSYLGRELWKSCYLVLSGGNLFLYAEKTDVTPLMSITMGGEHCGGCRRSNSVERPHAFQVILTARSPLELSAENELDMAEWMQLICQAVSKGVIPQGAVPTPCIPCCLVLTDKKLLTCHQDCQTSFFRSLCAADINDVAAVCLEEDKEYCVIEFAADRSQFLPPWVLYFSGCGERNRLLEALDSVWTSIFQVSLARKAVLDELVQKRCREALELMRSAWQRSDSIHRGRCHREPWC; encoded by the exons TCATCAGGTTACTGGGTGCTTGTCTTGCACTTTACACGACGAGAAGCCGTTCGACAGATTGATGAACTTCAGCACATAGCCACCAACCTTGGCAGAA GTCGAGCATGGCTGTACCTAGCACTCAGTGAAAATTCTTTGGAAAGCTATCTTCGTCTTTTCCAGGAGAATCAAACActtttgcataaatattacttCAA GAATGCCCTGGTTTGTAGCCATGACCATCTCACTTTGTTCCTTACGCTTGTTTCGGGGCTGGAGTTCATCCGCTTTGACCTTGAACTG GATGTTCCATACCTAGATGTGGCACCTTACATGCCAGACTACTACAAACCACAGAATCTCTTGGATTTTGAGGAGAGATTGCCCAGTTCTGATAGCCTGTCTCTGCACTCATTCAACTCCACTAATCTTGAGTGGGATGACAGTGCCATTGCTCCCTCAAGTGAAG ATTATGATTTTGGTGACATCTTCCCTATGTTGCAGTCAATGCCAAATGCAGACTGGGAAG AAGGCGATCTAACTGACCCAGTCAGTGGTCCTCGCTCCACAGCCTCAGACCCCCAAACAGTAATCAGTGACTCTGTGGTCAAAACAGCAGCAACTCCAGCCAGGAGCATGTCTCTGTCACGGAGCCCCACGTTTCGCTACAACCCCTTTATCGAAGACTCGGACACTAACACCTCGGCAGATGTTACACCGGTACACGTAGCCAGTCACCGTGATGTTCCTGCTGGTGATGACACCGAGAGCACCAGCACAGAGCTGGAGGTCATTAG gaTGGTCAGAAGGAGGAAACCAGGTAAGAAACGCCGTGGGAGGGGATCAACTGACTCTGTGAGCAGTGGCCAGAGCATGCCCTCCCCAGAACAAGTAGAAACTGAGGAATCACTTCAGATTAAGTCCTTGGATGCACTGGATGGCTCAGCACGAGCAGCCACAGAGAATTGTGAGGACCAGGAACCTGAGGCCTTGCTGAGGCTCCCTGAAATGACCGACACCTCCATGGACAGTGTAGGCCAGCCACTCCGAGACGTAATGGACAGGTTAAATGGGGTTCTGGATGGAAAGAACTGGGAAGGACATGAAGAGGAGGCAGAGGATGGTGTGTCTGGCATTTATTCAGCCACATCTCCACTTCAGCATCAGCCCTTTCTGGAGGACGCAGGTGGGGAGCCTCCCGATCCAGACTCGCAGTCACGCCTTGTGGCCTCAGCAGCTTCTgcacacttctactgctttaCCCCCTACAGTGCAGATGCTGCTGCCGAGAGTGGTAGCCACCATGACTCTGCAGGGAATGGCCAGTCGCAGACTGTTTACAGTGGCCATGAagatgagagagaaggagagacaacAGAACAAGATGCGTCCTCCAAAATAATAACGAAAGAGAGGGGAGATGTTGAGATGGAGCAGCCAAACGGTCCTGCTCATAATAAATCTGAAGAAAATGGAACAGGAGCAGGATCTGGTCAAGCAGAGAATTCCCATCCTGCAGAATTTAG ggTAGATAATAATCATCTACTACTACTTATGATCCATGTGTTCCGGGAGAATGACGAGCAACTCTTAAAG ATGGTGAGAATGAGTACCGGCCACATGGAGGGAGACCTGCAGCCTCTTTTTCTGCTGCTGACAGACTGCTATATATACTTACTGCGGAAAG GAGCAGCAGACAAGCCGTATAATGTAGAAGAAGCTGTGTCCTACAGTGAACTAGactacatatct GTGGGTTTGGACCAGCAGACAGTCACTTTGGTGTGCACCAACAGAAGGCGGCAGTTTCTTCTGGATACTGCAGATTGTTCACTCACTAT CTGGTTCCTCAGCATTCTGAAGTCTGCAATGATGAACGGCTGTACTGCGCTGCCTTACCCTGCTGTCCTGACAGATGCAACTATGGAGAAGCTGGCTCTGACTAAGTTTGTGTGCCAGGAGTCGCACTGTGAG GTGTCAGAGGTCAGTATTCGTCTCTATTCCCTCGTTCACTGGGAAGACCCCATGGACATGGGTTTGGGCACTCCCACCTCTCCGTCAGGCTCAGGGAAGTCCAGCAGCACCAAGGAGGGAGCACTTCTATATCGAGCAGGGACTTCATACCTGGGGAGGGAGCTGTGGAAGAGTTGTTACCTTGTGCTCAG TGGTGGCAACCTCTTCCTGTATGCTGAAAAGACTGATGTCACGCCGCTGATGTCAATTACCATGGG GGGTGAGCACTGTGGAGGCTGCAGACGTTCAAACAGTGTGGAGAGGCCACATGCATTCCAGGTGATTCTGACAGCACGTTCTCCTCTAGAGCTGAGTGCTGAAAATGAGCTGGACATGGCAGAATGGATGCAGCTCATCTGTCAGGCTGTGTCTAAAGGA GTGATTCCACAGGGAGCCGTGCCAACGCCATGTATCCCATGCTGCCTTGTTCTGACCGACAAGAAGTTGTTGACATGTCATCAGGATTGCCAGACCAGTTTTTTCCGTTCGCTTTGTGCAGCTGATATCAATGATGTCGCGGCTGTCTGCCTTGAGGAGGATAAAGAATATTGTGTTATT GAATTTGCAGCCGACCGGTCTCAGTTCCTCCCTCCATGGGTCCTTTATTTTAGTGGTTGTGGGGAGAGGAATCGGCTCTTGGAGGCACTTGATTCTGTGTGGACATCTATTTTTCAG